GGCGGAAATAAAATCCTGATTCGGGTTGCCCATGAGGACGTGGGGCGAGTAATCGGGAAGAGGGGAGCAACGATCAACGCTATCCGGCTGTTGGCCAAAGCGGCAGCAGTCAAGGCCGGTGAAAGGGTTGATGTTGACATCATCGAGGACTAAATAATTAACGTAAGCATAATAACGGCATTCCCGGAATTATTCTCAAATTTCCTGAATACAAGCATTCCGGGGCGTGCTGTAAAAAATGGGCTTGTCGGCGTTGAACTCGTGAATTTACGCGATTTTGGCCGGGGAAATTATAGACAGTTAGACGATTATGCGTTCGGTTCGGGCGGAATGTTGTTCGCAGCTCCGCAGTTAAAAGACGCTTTAAATTTTGCATCGCATAAAGGAGTCAAACCGTTTGTAATATTCCCTTCG
This DNA window, taken from Synergistaceae bacterium, encodes the following:
- a CDS encoding KH domain-containing protein codes for the protein GGNKILIRVAHEDVGRVIGKRGATINAIRLLAKAAAVKAGERVDVDIIED